CATCACAGTggcttttatttaaacaataaaaggttttaaaacagtaagagtaattaaaaaaataattttcacttgcactttttttgtttaaaaaagtgttttgaaagAATAAAAGTGTTTTCTCTTCACAGATATTCTTTGTAGACATTTTAATGTCTTAAGCCCCACTAAAATTATCTGAAttaatttttgtgcttttatgttTTCTAGGGAACGAAAACCCAGACAGTGTTTTAAACCAAGGAACAGATCCAGGGCTTCAGCCAATCCGAGTGAGGACGGGGTTCATCTACAACCTTTCCCAGGCCACACCTTTTACTTGTTAACAACTTCCTTTGCCTGCAAAACACAGTGGCTGTTACTGGCCTATTTTTAAGGCCAGTAAACAAATGTGACTAATGTTTTCTATGTCATTTAAACTCTCAATGTGACGTGTGATGATACATTTGAACATCAAGGTTATTTCGATGGTCATATGATGACTACAGTGACTAGCATGGTGATATTAATCTTAATATATTCATCCACGATAGCTTTTCCTAACAGTTAAACACCGCAGCTGCTCTCTCAGGTGCAAGCCATGGTTAAACATTGCAGGAACATGCGGTGGACAAACACAAAGCAGACGGATTGGACTCAGGCTCTTCTTCGTAGAACATTACCTCAGTTTTCACCCAGTTAGAAAACTGCAACATCAGTCAGCTATTGATTGACAGACGTATTTTTCCTCTCGCCGGTCGTGATAAGACAGCAGTCTTGGACAAACGCTTCTTGACCCTGACTGGCCGTTGCCATGGCTTCTATTCCCATGACTCCTGTTCCCATGGTTCCTCTGCCTTAAAGGGAAGTTTGTCTGATTAGATGAACAATGGTGTTATTTTGGGTGGTTCCTCCtttttttggcttgttttgCTTTTGGTTGTATATATGTGCACATATATGCTTTGACACATTctctttgtatttatatttatggtCTGTTCCTTCCTAGTACTTTTAACactaataaacaaaactgaTTTTCAAACTCAGCGTCTTCCAAACTAATCGGTTTTATTTCATTAGCAGATTCTGCTGACAGTGCAAATGACGGTGACATCTTTAGCTCTCTCGGCCAGCAGATAAAGTCAGTTGTGACATCCCAACATGCAATGCTGAGTAGGtgttctttctgtctatctttctcTTTCATCCTCTTTCTAAATATCTCTCCTCCCTTCCCCCCATAAGCAGGCTGATAGGCTGAGAGTTGACATGTTTTGACACATCTTTTAATGGTCGACCTGTGGCGATATCGCTGCCTGTGCCTGTACCGAAAGGAGGAAAACTCTCCTTCCTTCCAAAGAAACTCCTTCCTCCCGGGCAAAACAGAAGGCtgtagagaaaaaaataataatgttcacTGAATGTAAAACTCAGAGACTCATGAGATCCTGATGTGGGTGCAAAGTCCATGGTGATCTGTGCTTATCCTTCCACAATACAAACCAAGCACACAAAAGATCATACACACATCTGCTTGGCTTGATTTCAATTAACCGTTTAGCATTTAGCAGTgtttttaaactgatcaaattgGATACTTGTGACCTCAAGTCAATTGTGTTAATAACCTTTTGTTTAGTTCTGCTTTCTGAGGCTTATTTAGTTATTGCACAGGCTTGAGGTTAAACCAACAACCACACGTTCCCTAAACCTAAAACTCCCCCGAAATGTCCCATCTTCTAATACTGTGAACTTCAgaactgagttttttttttgtttattcattgcCCTCTGAAACACTTAGAGGAACAAAAAGAGCTGATAGAGGAATTACAAAGTCTATGCAGCGAGTATTGCTCAACTGCGACTTTGGCCTTATTCCTCGTGTCTGTTCTTAAAGGCCCAGTGACCCACAGCCCTGGTGCGAAATGACATGGAATAACTAACAATTACAGCACTTTCCCCTAAAATGACAAATCTAAATACTGGATTGCTGTTGTGCTTTGCTACGTAGTGTTTTAAAGGGTTGCCTCACCTAAAAGTTGATattacagttaaggtcaaaagtttacacccccccctttcagaatctgcaaaatgttaatcatttaccaaaataagagggatcatacaaaatgcatgttattgtttatttattactgacctgaataagatatttcacatgaaagatgtttacatatagtccacaagagataatacttgttgaatttataaaaatgaccccattcaaaagtttacatacacttgattcttaatactgtgttgttacctgaattatccacagctgttttttcttttgtttagtgatagttgttcatgagcccctcgtttgtcctgaacagttaaactgcctgttgttcttcagaaaaaagttcttcaggtcccacaaattatttggttttccagcgtttttgtgtatttgagccctttccaatgatgactgtatgattttgagcatcttttcacactgaggacaactgagggactcatatgcaactgttacagaaggttcaaacgctcactgatgctccagaaggaaaaacgatgtattaagagccggggtgTGAAAACGTTTGAactgaatgaagatgtgtacatttttcttattttccctaAATCTCACATTTTTATCACAtcatgtagtactgcccttcagaggctacagaagatacttacattttttttcagagaagacaaaaaaagttaaatttaccctgcttttaatgcatggtttttccttctagatcatcagtgagcatttgaacctcagttgtcctcattgtgaaaagatggatctcaaaatcatacagtcatttttggaaagggttcaaatacacaaaaaatgctggaaaaccaaataatttgtgggacctgaaggattttttctgaagaacagcaggcagttttactgttcaggacaaacaagggactcatgaacaattatcactaaacaaaaaaacacagctgtggaacATTCAGGTAATgacgcagtattaagaatccAGTAcccctgtaaacttttgaatgggtcatttttataaattcaactgttattatctcttgtggactatatgtaaacatcctttatgtgaaatatcttatttaggtcagtactaaataaacaacaatatgcattttgtatgatccctcttattttggtaaaataattaacattttgcagattctgaaagggggatgtacacttttgacctcaattgtataTCATCATTAACGGCCcatttatacagtaaataataataataaacattatgattaaaatataattatataattgcaTATAACTAGTTTGCAGTAAAACGAATGAGCAGTGATAATGTCAAAtgatttggattttattttctccctattttattttatcttacagtaaaaacagcaattttgtaaaacatttttaaaatttaaaacacctgtttatttgaatatattttaaagtgtaatttattcctgtgatccaaagctgatttttcagcattattactccagtcttcggtgtcacgtgatccttcagaaatcgttttaatatgctgatttagtgcttaTGAAACACGTCGTATGCTTAATTGTGTGCGGAAACTGTGACACATTTTTCTTCAGTAAATGGAAAGTTcacaagttttgttttttgtaccAGTCTAAAAGTCATTTCTTACTAGTaaattcttactgaccccaaatgtgTGACCAGCAGTGTAATATCTCATTTATATCAATGGAAAACAGTCAAATTTGGTTGGTGACAGGATTTTCcattttgggtgagctatttcTTTAAAGAGCAAAGGCTGAAGCAGTGAAACTGCTGAACTTTGTACTACTCAGATGGCCATCTGGCTCCTATCTGCTATGATTGTATTCACGATCACAGCTTTCCTCAGGAATTCTCTCTTGAAgggaaattaaactaaaaccaaGCAAAGGCCGTCAGTGCTCGCAGAGCACGGATGCTTGTTCAGTGACGTAGGAAGCAAACACGTCCTGTAGACTGCAAGTCCCAGCACAAGACCCCTCCTGACTGTTACTACAGTAACAAACCGTCTGTTCTCGAGGGGCCTGTGCTTTCTATCTAGCAGCCCCGTCATTGCTAGTACTTTTGAATGGGATTCAAAAAGCCATAGACATCCGTGCCAGGAAAAGGCCTTTTCACATCCTCACTACTGGGCCGGGACAGAGTTTTGATTTCCTGTGTTTAAGCGCTTTTCCAGGAAAACGGTTAGAGCTTTTTAGCTGGTTCATTAACAGCCACCCGCCTTACAGTGCTCAGCTGTATTGGGATCAGTGTGGAATGCAAGTTTGTGGAGGAATAAGAATTTATCCATGGCGAATGTCAAAATATGGCATGAAATAATAAGCACAGCTGTTTGCGTTAGAGTTGAGTATCAGAGCCAGTGGCCTTGCTACAGTACGCTGAACTTAccaaaaacaactttttgaaaagCTCGTCATGTGTGGAAATCAAAGACAAGGCCAGTTTGCTTATAAATAggtattttattgatttaaactGCAATCTGTCGTTACAAAAGAAACATATGGATGTGAACAGCAGTAGCTGCTAACATAGGAAACATTCAACTGAAGCTCTCTCGATGTCAATCCTGTTAACCTCGCATTTCAACTAAAATCTATATAACGACTCTGGATTACAATCCTAAAAGGTTCAAGACTCTTGGAATGTACTGTTAGGCACTTAGCAAGTAGAAGTGGTCcaaaatctgtaaataaatacgAATTTTGAGTcataacaaatcaaaacaacacatGCTTGCTGGTGTACATAACATGGTTTCAAAACGGGCGAAATAAATACACTATTGAACAATTCCCTTATTAACCGTCCGTTTAGATCAGAACGCTGAGATCGGAAGTTTGGACCACGGCGAGGGTTGTGAGATTCGCACTGTAATGCACGTATCGTCTGCAATTTGTTCATACCAAAAAGGAGTCTTAATGAGAGGATCCCAGTCTAAACATCAGATTTCTAAAATCACAGGCACAGGACTGTTATTGTCAAGACAGCTCGGTTTACATTCTAGACGGTCGGAGCCAAATAATAAAGGATTATAGAGGCATAAACATCCTGAAACTGCAGTCCAACATTAGGGAgcgaaataataaataaaatgcaaaacaatccTCTTTGCATTctctttttaaattaagtttcactttaaaaataaatcaaaaacgtAGTTACAAAATGTCATTGCAGTATAATATATTAACTGTTGAAACTTAACGAAAAAGGTCTTCACAATCTTACGATTAATACGGAAGATCATAATTTAACATAAAGGAAAATATATTCTATTGTTTCATTATCcagataaatacaaacaaaataaaaaatgcttacaatcagcaataaatacattttgataagTTAAATAAGCACTGACAAGCAAAACTTTCAGTTTTGAAAGTTCTCAATTCCAAACAGAAAATACCAACAATAATTGTAATGATGCAATAATAACTATATTATAACAATAAGAGGGGAAATACGATATTGAATTAATGATAGAACGATCTGTTTGCAACCAAACAATTAGTGGCCACTGAAGTCACATCTTTAGTGGTAACATGAACAGGAAGGACACCTTCTCTCACACATCCTCTCTCTTACATAATCCAACAACCAGAACACACTATTTTAGCGGGAGGGATCACATGTTCTAGGGATAATTACCACGGTGACAGCACATTTAGCACCACTCGACATACAAACATCTTCCAGACAAATCTAAGAGTTTGATTCTTTTTCCTTAAACCCGGTTCTACCCCCGAAAATCAACGTGATTGAAAAAGTAGGAAACCAATTGTTTGATAGGCACTTGAAGTCCCGACGATCTACCGGCGAGAGTCTTTTGCGAGAAAAGTGGCACTTCCAGGTCTTTAAAGCACATTGTTGCTATAATATTCAGTAGATTCTTCAAACAAGAAGGTCCTTTAGAACAATTTAGAAAACTCGAACACTGTTAACTAAATAAGGATTTGTTTAACATGTTCCAGTGGGCCTTGAGGGGAACAGTTCGTTGTTTTTGCATTACGTCAGGCATGTTAAAGACGTCTAGGGAGGCTTGGAAATACGCTCAAGGTTGATGCTACAGGGTAGTAGGGTTTGTGATTTGACTCAGTGGCTATGAGAACACTGTACTTTAGTCCACTTctctgctgtaaacaaagcaaggACAGGAAGGGATCGCTAGGAGGAAAATGACTCTCTTGCCTGTGCTTTCTGAAATCTCTGAGGGCAGGTTTTAATCATCAGAGATGGAGAGTCTGCTAAAGATGGGGAGGCGACGTGTGGCATCCAGCACGGGTGACTCGGATCCGCTCTGGCTGCCCAGGCTGCTCTGGTAACCCTCCTGGTCGGAGAGGGAATCTGGAGGGCTTGGAGGCGACTCGGACATTGGCCTGAAGAAGGAGGGCGCGGTAGGAGAGTGAGGACCGGGCAGATCAGGAACAGTGGTGCCTCCTAAACTGGGCCCAAACAGATTGGCAAGCTCTTGACTTGAGAAAGTAAAAGGGTTGCTGGGCCACTCGTTGATGTCTTCCGTGGAAAATATGGGCGGAGGTGTGACAGAGGTCGGGCTGTCCTGGGAGCCACCTGAGCTTGTGAATCCGGCAAAGCTGTAGCTGTGATGAAGGCGGGGACGCTCCATCTTGTTAAAGGTGGAGAGAGGAGGTGGTCCACGGCGCTCCTCCGCGTTGTGGATGAAGTGGCAGCGCGGCCCGTAGGGGCAGTAACCAATGCTGTGGAAGGTGCGGCAGAGCTCGGTCTTGTACTTGGGGTGGCGGTTTAGACTACGAAGCTCGTGCATCCCGTGGGCAAACTGGCACTTGTCACCGTATTTACAAGTGCCGTTCTCCTCGAAGGGTCTGCAGAGTTCGGTCTTGTAGCGGCTTGAGTTGACCTGGCTGTTTCCGTTGGCACTAAGGCACGTGATGTTGCTTGGCCTTAGGCGCTCCCCGTTTTCAGAGTAGGATCGGTCGCGGAAGCGATTCTCCTTGTTGTTGCTGCTTCCGTTCAGGGAAGCCGAGGCGTCCATCTTGAGACTGTTGATGAATTGGTTCTGCGTTGATTTGGAACTGGTAACGGACACGGAGTGGCGACGCTGGTAGAGTCCCACTGAAGGGGTACCCACCACCTTCCTGTCCAGCAGGGACCCGGTGGGGGTAAAGGGGGTGTTGGCACCCGTGGTGGGGACAGACTGTAAATGGGGGCTGGAGAGGGGACTGTTGTAGCTCATCATCTTATTGTTCTGAAATTGAAGTAAACAAAACAGCGTctcaaaaaatgtgatattactATGACTCCCTTTGCTCCTGGTGGgagtttattacattttgatggtATGGTATGATTCTGTTTTCAGGTCAGGTCTAAGGCCTAATGCCTGGCTTTAGTGCTGttttaaagcttattttttatGAAGAGATAACACTAACGACCCTGAACTTTTAACCTACCCAGCAATCTCTTAAAAAGTGAAAGGTTTATCAAGTCATAAAAAACGAAAACGCACTAGACTCATGCATCATCTCCAGTAACTGCACAAATGGTGCGCAATGCCATGATGATTTATTGCATAACCAGTAACTGCGAAAGCCTTTCATTTTTCTACATAACTTTATTAAAGTTATAAAACCTCATAACTTATTAGGCTTTATATAAGAACACCATGTTTTATGACACAACTTTGGCCATTGTGCtctattatacttttttttaatattgttcaGTGAGTGTCAGGTGGCTTGCCAAGTTATATCccaatagttcaaccaaaactattctataatttatttgcCCAGTGAAATTCCATGCTGAATACCGAGCAATATTCCAATTCTATATAGGTCAAATGATAACACTGTGTGAGAAATTTAAGTCGATATTGACTGATAATATTCCCATTAGTAAtagctcttaaaaataattattagaatATTGCTGGACATTACAGGGTTGATATCACTGATGCCAAACACTATTGGTTCTCCTATGTCACGTGACAGCGACGCGACGTTTGAAAACTTAATCGTGTCTAAAAAGCAACAGCAGAAGGTAAGATTAATAGCAATAATGACTCAGAATTATAGCCTGTTCCTCACACAATGTTATCATATGATATCAAAATATGCTCTACAGTCATATAAACTACTTCTTTAGAGGCTAGAAGTTTAAACACCAACATCTACTTTCATTAAATCAAAACGCAATTTCCTTTTTGTGTTTACTGGAAGAAAGCATAACCGTGCGTTTAAATGGCATGGGTGAGTAAACTGTGTTTAAGTTTGGGGCAAACAATCCCTTTGCGTCTTGCGTTCAGTTTCATCCTGTCCAGCTGTTTTGAACGCAAGAACGCGTCCCGCGTGAACGCCCCTAAGCGTTCTGCTGAAAATGATTGTGCGTCTACGTCACAGTCAAGCTGCATGTTCACACAGTACAAAGTTGCATTGCTTATAGATATCTTTATATGCTCAGAACTTGCCTACAGATTTTTTCAGTAGATGGGTGGAACTACACTGATATGCGCTATAAATCAAGCAAAACTGCGGTTCATTTTAGGTTAAACCTAATGTGGTTAAGAAAGgttaattattaaaagtttaagtcTAACCCAAACATGTTTGGCATAATAGAGAACTCGCTGATTTAATTCAAATGCGACCTAGACTTGTGGCCTTCCTCCCTGTTGTGTGTATTCGAATCGAGAGCGAATAATGCACAACTTTATGTGACGCATACATTTGCTGCTGAGGCATAAACGCAGATGAATTCAAGGTTTCAAATCTATGAGCTTTTCTTATACTTTCCTAATCGATAAGCAACTAAATATTATGATTAGAAGCACAAGACTGAAGTACACGCGCAAGATTCTCGTCCCACTCTATCACACGCAGACGCACATAAAGGCAGAAAAGTTTGACATCGGTGTAGAAAACAGAATCTCAGACAATTgctacattttgtaaattaagtttATGCAATATTGATCTGTTACTCGCTCATTTCAACTGTTTAAAACTACTTCCCAAAAACTATAAATTACCTTATTCGTCACTTCGTAGTCGAAGAAGGAGGACATAACAGTCGCGGTCATTGTCGAATCGGGGGATGTTGAGAATACTTCAAAGTTGACAAACAGATGGTTTGTTAAGGCACGGTGGGAGTATTCCTGTGTTTGAAGGGTCTTTGATATAGTTCTGCCCCGCAGAGAGCCCCCTCTGTCCTGCCAAAACTTGCGCGCATATCCTTTATAAAAACTCGCGCAGTCTTCCTGGCGGAATGGGCGGGGTTAATCGTTTCTGGCCACGCCTCTATTCCGCACGTCTCTGTGGCTCTCTGACGTGTGGCACTCTTTCGACTCTTGATTACGAAACTTCATTTGCCCTTTACCATGAATTTAATCACAGCCTGGAGTTCCCCCCGAGCAGTTCAGTGCATTTCAGTTCTAactattatatgtgaatctatTAATAACACAAATATGAGTTTGACTATTTTAAAGTGAAGCCTTTTAGTAAGTCCTAATATCATATTAAAGattctttataaattaaatgtctGTTGTAATACAAAGTGTAAACGAAAGAGCTGCACTGTATATAACAAAcccaatattattaattaataatcaattaaaaaaatgtattagtctataactttttaaaataattgtaatatttgtatatagttTTAGATAATCACTTAAATTTGAATCTACAatgattttgtatatatatatatatatattgatatattgaaTCACCTTCAGTTTAAAATCATAGTTAAGTCTTTTGTCTCAAATATAAATCCAAAAATGATAGCCACATAAATTTTCACataaattttcaaattttatatattttatatatatatatatatataattttattttattattattatttttttgggatatattacaaaaaaaaaagtttatttgcaaaatagatttttttaattcattttttttttatttgaccagtgaagaaacatgatttttaaaatttgttaaaaacaaagttatctgtttttgaaaatgagcTATGTAAGTACtacatatatatgatatatacatGCAAAAACAATTGTCACTAGCCACataagtttaaaaatatttatttatttatttatttttaagaaccAGTACTTtaatcatgcttttttttttttttttttttggtgggggGGCTTTCTACAGTCTAATGTCTgagttttatataatttatttaggagattttttaaaatttttatgattaattctacattttaatatttgtatatatatttagataatCACTTAAATTTGAATCTACAATgattatgtattcatttataatgtatttaaatgcaaatatttaacaaataaatttaacatGTATGAATAtcattttgaatagaaataaggtacaaaaaaattctgtgattttaaagaaTCAGAGGCACTTAAATGAGGTATGAAAATTTTCTTGGCTTTCAATAATCTAATGTCtgagttttaaattaaaatgtatttttgattttaataagacCACCAAGATTGAAGACACCGGTAGACATTGATGAGTGAAGGAGAGAGGAGAATGAACTGAAAATGACTGCTCAGTCTGCTCAGTACATGCTGCCAGCATATTATCCTTCACTATTTCCAAGGTCTTGATCCCATAAAGCCAGGCACTGACATATTTGCTATGCCAGTTTCTGGTTTCCTTTGTGCTGTTTTCCCCAAACATTACCCAAAAATAGTTTCTGCAGATTCAGCTGACCCATGGACTGTGTAAGACTCTCTGTCCTCACTGCTTTGTCAACCACAACGTCCCGCGCCAAAGACCCTGACCTTCGGTTTCAATTTTTATCAGAGCTTCAACTGCATCCAAAGTATTCACAGAAGCGCTTTTCAAAGTCTATTTCAGCTTGTTTGGTATATCACAAGGCCATAACCACCAATAGACTTTGAGAGGGACAAGTCCCCCCCCCCTTTAATATTTGATATTCTTGATGCTGGTCTTTTTGTTGTAGCATACTTTTAACATACTAAATGAGATTAGATTCACcgtaaattgtaatgttttaaaatcactCCTATGTTGTTGTAAACCCATACGACTTTCATGGGAGCACAAAATGTTCCTgacaactgtttttaatgtaataaaagtgAATGAGAATTTGGGTTGTCGAAAACATCTTTAAAGTATCATGAAACAGTGATTTTTCTAATAATGaccattttaaatcattagACACAAAGTAATGTTAagccaaaaactaaaattttactGAAACTGGAACTCATGGAGGCAGATATTTCAAATGACAAACCATTAATCACACTTGATGGTTAATGGGATGGACTTCAACTTGGGAGCCATGTTTCTCTCTCCTACATTTATCTGGTGGGCAGGCCTATCTTCAGGTATTCTCCATTTTACTAGAGATTCAagagtgatgagtttattttgGACTTCTCAAAGGTTTATTCATGGAAAAATTTTCCCTCAGCTGTAGCCCTTGAAAACCATAATCTCTGCTCGATTGAGTCCGTCCAATTA
This is a stretch of genomic DNA from Labeo rohita strain BAU-BD-2019 chromosome 20, IGBB_LRoh.1.0, whole genome shotgun sequence. It encodes these proteins:
- the zfp36l1b gene encoding mRNA decay activator protein ZFP36L1b yields the protein MTATVMSSFFDYEVTNKNNKMMSYNSPLSSPHLQSVPTTGANTPFTPTGSLLDRKVVGTPSVGLYQRRHSVSVTSSKSTQNQFINSLKMDASASLNGSSNNKENRFRDRSYSENGERLRPSNITCLSANGNSQVNSSRYKTELCRPFEENGTCKYGDKCQFAHGMHELRSLNRHPKYKTELCRTFHSIGYCPYGPRCHFIHNAEERRGPPPLSTFNKMERPRLHHSYSFAGFTSSGGSQDSPTSVTPPPIFSTEDINEWPSNPFTFSSQELANLFGPSLGGTTVPDLPGPHSPTAPSFFRPMSESPPSPPDSLSDQEGYQSSLGSQSGSESPVLDATRRLPIFSRLSISDD